Proteins from one Panicum virgatum strain AP13 chromosome 7K, P.virgatum_v5, whole genome shotgun sequence genomic window:
- the LOC120641362 gene encoding beta-fructofuranosidase 1-like: protein MITPVADPTMMDGDDARASLLPETDPRRGGPGGGGQKRPSSSTVLPAVVSAGLLLVLAAVAILSSQHADDGQGGVAAAAGRVVVEVAASRGAAEGVSEKSTAPLLGALRDYAWTNAMLAWQRTAFHFQPPKNWMNDPNGPLYHKGWYHLFYQWNPDSAVWGNITWGHAVSRDLVHWLHLPLAMVPDHWYDANGVWSGSATKLPDGRIVMLYTGATTESVQVQNLAEPADPSDPLLREWVKSGANPILVPPPGIGLKDFRDPTTAWRVPNDTAWRVAIGSKDRSHAGLALVYRTADFVRYDPAPALMHAVPGTGMWECVDFYPVAAAAGEEINGLETSVPPGPGVKHVVKASLDDDKHDYYAIGTYDAGADSWTPDDAASDVGIGLRYDYGKFYASKTFYDPVLRRRVLWGWVGETDSERADILKGWASVQSIPRTVLLDTKTGSNLLQWPVVEVENLRMSGKSFAGVALDRGSIVPLDVGKATQLDIEAVFEVDAAAVQGVTEADVGFNCSTSAGAAGRGLLGPFGLLVLADDDLSEQTAVYFYLAKGTDGSLQTFFCQDELRASRANDLVNRVYGSLVPVLHGENLSVRILVDHSIVESFAQGGRTCVTSRVYPTRAIYDSARVFLFNNATSARVTAKSVKVWQLNSAYIRPYPATSL, encoded by the exons ATGATCACGCCCGTTGCTGACCCGACGATGATGGACGGGGACGACGCGCGCGCGTCGCTGCTCCCGGAGACCGACCCTCGACGCggtggccccggcggcggcgggcagaagCGCCCGTCGTCGTCGACCGTCCTCCCCGCCGTCGTCTCCGCGGGGCTCCTGCTCGTGCTCGCCGCGGTCGCGATCCTGTCGTCGCAGCACGCCGACGACGGGCAGgggggcgtcgccgccgccgcggggcgcgTCGTCGTGGAGGTGGCCGCCtcccgcggcgcggcggagggcgtGTCGGAGAAGTCGACGGCCCCGCTCCTCGGCGCGCTCCGGGACTACGCCTGGACCAACGCGATGCTGGCGTGGCAGCGCACGGCGTTCCATTTCCAGCCCCCCAAGAACTGGATGAACG ATCCGAACG GTCCGCTGTATCACAAGGGCTGGTACCACCTCTTCTACCAATGGAACCCGGATTCGGCGGTGTGGGGCAACATCACCTGGGGCCACGCCGTGTCGCGCGACCTCGTCCACTGGCTGCACCTGCCGCTCGCCATGGTGCCGGACCACTGGTACGACGCCAACGGCGTCTGGTCCGGGTCGGCGACCAAGCTCCCGGACGGCCGGATCGTCATGCTCTACACGGGCGCCACGACGGAGTCGGTGCAGGTGCAGAACCTCGCGGAGCCGGCGGACCCGTCGGACCCGCTGCTGCGCGAGTGGGTCAAGTCGGGCGCCAACCCCAtcctggtgccgccgccgggcaTCGGGCTCAAGGACTTCCGCGACCCGACGACGGCGTGGCGGGTCCCCAACGACACGGCGTGGCGCGTCGCCATCGGGTCCAAGGACCGGAGCCACGCCGGGCTGGCGCTGGTGTACCGGACGGCGGACTTCGTGCGCTAcgacccggcgccggcgctgatgCACGCCGTGCCGGGCACCGGCATGTGGGAGTGCGTGGACTTCTacccggtggccgccgccgccggcgaggagatcAACGGGCTGGAGACCTCCGTGCCGCCGGGGCCCGGGGTGAAGCACGTGGTGAAGGCCAGCCTCGACGACGACAAGCACGACTACTACGCCATCGGCACCTACGACGCCGGGGCCGACTCCTGGACGCCCGACGACGCGGCGAGCGACGTCGGGATCGGGCTCCGCTACGACTATGGCAAGTTCTACGCTTCCAAGACCTTCTACGACCccgtgctccggcggcgggtgCTGTGGGGGTGGGTCGGCGAGACCGACAGCGAGCGCGCAGACATCCTCAAGGGATGGGCGTCCGTGCAG TCAATCCCGAGGACGGTCCTCCTGGACACGAAGACCGGCAGCAACCTGCTCCAGTGGcccgtggtggaggtggagaacCTCCGGATGAGCGGCAAGAGCTTCGCCGGCGTCGCGCTGGACCGCGGCTCCATCGTGCCCCTCGACGTCGGCAAGGCGACACAG CTGGACATCGAGGCTGTGTTCGAGGTGGACGCGGCGGCCGTGCAGGGCGTGACGGAGGCCGACGTGGGGTTCAACTGCAGCAccagcgccggcgcggcggggcggggcctgCTCGGCCCGTTCGGCCTGCTCGTGCTCGCCGACGACGACCTGTCGGAGCAGACTGCCGTCTACTTCTACCTGGCCAAGGGCACCGACGGCAGCCTCCAGACATTCTTCTGCCAAGACGAGCTCAG GGCATCAAGGGCGAACGATCTGGTGAATAGAGTCTACGGAAGCTTGGTCCCTGTGCTCCACGGGGAGAACCTGTCAGTAAGAATTCTG GTTGATCACTCCATCGTGGAGAGCTTTGCGCAAGGCGGGAGGACGTGCGTCACGTCGCGCGTGTACCCAACACGAGCCATCTACGACTCGGCCCGCGTGTTCCTCTTCAACAACGCCACCAGCGCTCGCGTCACCGCCAAGTCCGTCAAGGTCTGGCAGCTGAACTCCGCCTACATCCGGCCATACCCGGCGACTTCTCTATGA
- the LOC120641364 gene encoding protein YABBY 5-like isoform X1 — translation MMSSVPVPETLFALADQHLAPQQPAAAEQEQLCYVHCKCCDTILAVGVPCSSLFKTVTVRCGHCANLLSVNLCGLLLPTAAAANNQLPFGGGGQQQALLSPTSPHGLLDEMMPFQQALSLPTAEPASACVSTITSINNSCGGGNNAPVMSAMAPPPPPVKPAPPEPQLLPKSTASGNKTAEKRQRVPSAYNRFIKDEIQRIKASNPDITHREAFSAAAKNWAHFPHIHFGLMPDQGLKKTSIQSQEGGECMLSKDGLYAAAAAAAAAAAAASTMGIAPF, via the exons ATGATGTCGtcggtgccggtgccggagaCGTTGTTCGCCCTGGCCGACCAGCACCTCGCGCcacagcagccggcggcggcggagcaggagcaGCTCTGCTACGTGCACTGCAAGTGCTGCGACACCATCCTCGCG GTGGGCGTGCCGTGCAGCAGCCTGTTCAAGACGGTCACCGTGCGGTGCGGCCACTGCGCCAACCTGCTCTCCGTCAACCTCTGCGGCCTCCTGCTGCCGACGGCGGCAGCCGCCAACAACCAGCTccccttcggcggcggcggccagcagcagGCTCTCCTCTCCCCCACCTCCCCGCACGGCCTACTT GACGAGATGATGCCGTTCCAACAAGCGCTGAGCCTGCCGACTGCTGAACCGGCGAGCGCCTGCGTGAGCACCATCACCAGCATCAACaacagctgcggcggcggcaacaacGCGCCGGTCATgtcggccatggcgccgccgcctcccccggtGAAACCTGCACCGCCGGAGCCGCAGCTGCTGCCCAAGAGCACGGCGTCAGGGAATAAAA CAGCAGAGAAGCGGCAGAGAGTTCCTTCTGCATACAACCGATTCATCAA AGATGAGATCCAGCGCATCAAGGCCAGCAATCCGGACATCACCCACAGGGAGGCTTTCAGCGCAGCTGCCAAGAAT TGGGCCCATTTCCCACACATCCATTTCGGTCTCATGCCGGATCAGGGCCTGAAGAAGACCTCTATCCAAAGTCAG GAGGGAGGTGAGTGCATGCTTTCCAAGGATGGTCTCtatgcagcagcggcagcagcagccgccgccgccgcggccgcatcTACCATGGGCATTGCACCCTTTTGA
- the LOC120641364 gene encoding protein YABBY 5-like isoform X2, with amino-acid sequence MMSSVPVPETLFALADQHLAPQQPAAAEQEQLCYVHCKCCDTILAVGVPCSSLFKTVTVRCGHCANLLSVNLCGLLLPTAAAANNQLPFGGGGQQQALLSPTSPHGLLDEMMPFQQALSLPTAEPASACVSTITSINNSCGGGNNAPVMSAMAPPPPPVKPAPPEPQLLPKSTASGNKTEKRQRVPSAYNRFIKDEIQRIKASNPDITHREAFSAAAKNWAHFPHIHFGLMPDQGLKKTSIQSQEGGECMLSKDGLYAAAAAAAAAAAAASTMGIAPF; translated from the exons ATGATGTCGtcggtgccggtgccggagaCGTTGTTCGCCCTGGCCGACCAGCACCTCGCGCcacagcagccggcggcggcggagcaggagcaGCTCTGCTACGTGCACTGCAAGTGCTGCGACACCATCCTCGCG GTGGGCGTGCCGTGCAGCAGCCTGTTCAAGACGGTCACCGTGCGGTGCGGCCACTGCGCCAACCTGCTCTCCGTCAACCTCTGCGGCCTCCTGCTGCCGACGGCGGCAGCCGCCAACAACCAGCTccccttcggcggcggcggccagcagcagGCTCTCCTCTCCCCCACCTCCCCGCACGGCCTACTT GACGAGATGATGCCGTTCCAACAAGCGCTGAGCCTGCCGACTGCTGAACCGGCGAGCGCCTGCGTGAGCACCATCACCAGCATCAACaacagctgcggcggcggcaacaacGCGCCGGTCATgtcggccatggcgccgccgcctcccccggtGAAACCTGCACCGCCGGAGCCGCAGCTGCTGCCCAAGAGCACGGCGTCAGGGAATAAAA CAGAGAAGCGGCAGAGAGTTCCTTCTGCATACAACCGATTCATCAA AGATGAGATCCAGCGCATCAAGGCCAGCAATCCGGACATCACCCACAGGGAGGCTTTCAGCGCAGCTGCCAAGAAT TGGGCCCATTTCCCACACATCCATTTCGGTCTCATGCCGGATCAGGGCCTGAAGAAGACCTCTATCCAAAGTCAG GAGGGAGGTGAGTGCATGCTTTCCAAGGATGGTCTCtatgcagcagcggcagcagcagccgccgccgccgcggccgcatcTACCATGGGCATTGCACCCTTTTGA